ttatttgtaatattcATATTACATAAAAACTCTTCTTGATACataagtttttattaaaaaaaaaaaaagaaattctggtacaaaaaatatttctttggGATGTGTATGAAGACCACACAACATGATGACAACACAgaagatcatttaaaaaacaaacaaacataacagCATCAAGATATCTACAGCCAATAAGGGCCTCTGTCAACTGGTAACCTGCAGAAAAACATACAGTCTGAATGATGACAAGAGCAAAAGCACTGGCTGACACCTGTGTATTAACCTCATATCACAGAGgcattttacttcattttactGGTCGTTGCATCCCATGATTCTCTGtcatttcatgtatttataacattttttattataacaataaGCTCATAGCACACATAGCGTTCTGCACAGCTTTAAAACTGACCCCTGCAAAATCTGAGAcctgatgtgtttttgcattattttgtcCTTCTGCCAGGCAACACCCTCATCTCACTGGCTATTTTACTTACAGAACAATGCTGCACACATGAAAGCAGATTCTTAGCACAGTCAGAGAAAGAAATAtcttaataaatacatttgaaaataacCAGGCCTGAACCCTGGCCGAGCCTGCGGGTTACACAGTTGGGTAACAGAACTCTGAGTGCTTTCATATCGCCTGCATTTTCAGGACATTGCACTAATCTTAACCACATCTGTAAATCGTTTGGTTTACACTGTTGCAcaaaatgattcatatttaaaaatgtcccatagtttcatatttttacactttgaaacatttttttctccaaaggTTAATACACAGGCTGTGACATAGATCattaatttgaatttctttttaatgCTTCTGCTAAATTTGCCCCAAGCTCCTGTATGtcaaacaattaaattaaagacAGCACAAATTTATGGTTCAGGCCTTCGTTCATTCTCCACAACCTAAGCCTGTCTTCGTCCCCAGAGATGTCCACTGCCATTCCACGGCTGTTTGCCATCTGATACACCTACAGCTTGAAACCTTCCCCAAAACACGGGTGCGTTCCTTCTCGGCATCTTTATCCCCGTGGTGACGGCGGTGTGCGCTCCTCCTGGGTGGAATGCGGCGAGGTCGTGACTCTAGATTTTTCCGAGGGACAGCCGGTTGCTAAAATGATAGTTTTGATGGACAGTTTTCTCCTTGATCCCCCACAGCTGtccaggaggaggggagggccTCCGGAGAGCCggtctttattttcatgttgatTATCACAAATCTGGTGTTAGGGAAAGGACAGTTGGCTGGTGTGTATGTTTAGGCAGGAGACATGTTTGAAGCACTTTCCAAGCCAGGTTTGAGAGAGCCTCTCATGTCTCAGCAGTGGCTAAAAAAAATTATGCCTTTGAGTCAGATTTGTCACATCATTTCAGACATATTTATGATATAATTATTTTCTAGTGTTTACTGCCGAAgttaaaaacatcttttgtcTTTACCATCATAAGTTTGTCATTTACATGTGTGATTAGCTGCTAAAACGTCGTTGGATTTGCTGTCTGTTTGCCACAATTGAGTTTCATTGAGTGGCAACTTACTTTTCTGGCTGACGATGCCGATAAAATTATGGAATTTAACAATTATGTTTTGTGCTTCCCTCctaattttatacattttaaaggagctgttttgctaatgctacatagccagcattagcattaacagctgttgaacgatcacttattttcttttactgaatTTAGCATGCTTAACCAGCTAGTCCCAGCCTGGTCGGATtatctcgtcactttccaataccaagtcactgtagcgttcagtctgccctgaagacatagaACTGCTCAGAGGTCGTATTTTAACCTCTTTCATTGTAgatgcaatgatggctgaagctctcggcAAGTGACTGTTAATTTTTTTGCAATCATAATTAGCGAGGAAAAAAAGTGTCCTTTTCCATAATATCTGGCATCTACTGTAAAATAATGGTGGGGGCCACTGTTAGCTAGTGAAAAATTATGCCCCCTTTGCTAGAGATAATGGTCaacaactaataataataataataaaaaatccaCATTGGTTTTGTATTAGCTGTTAGTTGATTATGATCAGAAAGTTTTTTTAGATATCACAAGGAAATGtggaaatgaaatataaatctAGGGTGGAAAAACTTAAAGGACCCTACTCTGCTCTCCCATAAAGGTTCACACTACCCTTCTCGTTTCTTAGTCTGCACTCACCccataatataacatttttggaCAGTTCTTTAATGACAAACAAATTACCTAACTGACAAATGATAGAGGCCATTACAGGTCCACTGAGGTCATTTTCATTCAGCTTGAAAGATGGCAGAACAGCATGGACGGCTCTTCTGTCTTTGATGTATAATTCAAAAATCATTTCAAGTAAGTTTCACTAAGAATATGGAGAAAGTTATGGATTTAACAGAGTCTGATTTTTACAGGACATTTTGCCAAAGTTCACCAtgttcaacaaaaaacaatcaactcAAGCGGAAAGACAACTCCCAACTATGATCATAGCTTCAGCAAAGACAAGCTCAATAGTTGTACCTGGCAGCCCTTTAAGGTTTTTCGTACACTTCATAGATACCCGGAATGCTTTGAATGTGATAAATGACCATTGTCCGCTCTTTTGGGCACGCCCATGACTTACGGTACATGTCCAATGTCTATCAACCTTGTGTTCCACAGATAGAGCCAAACCCTGTGATATCTATCCAAACCGGTACTTGGGCCAGTACTTGACTTGCGTGCGTCTCGGTGCTGTTCCCGCGTGGACGTTAGCCTTCGCCAAGGGAGGTTTGGGCGGTGCTGGCGGCGGggatttcctcctctctttgctcCTGTTCGTGATGGTGAAGCCTCGCTCGCTCCTGTCATACAGACTGACCCTTGGCAAGAAGTGGGTGGAGACATGCTGGGATTTGACCCGCGGGCTGGAGCCCATTTTAGCTTTTCCCCTCTTGTTGAGGGCCACAAACCACTCGCGACCAGTCCTGTGGTTCCTGTGGATTACTGAGGCGTAAGTGTTGTAGCTGTTCTCCTGGAAACGTTCCCTGAACTTACAGTCGTCTGTGAACCACTCCTGCAAAAGAAGGGAAAAGATAATGAATTAACAGGTATTACCtctgagttttttcttttagctttaAAGGTGTCATATTGTACAAAGGTAGATCTCCATGcgtagtgtgattatagatcaggtctaggttctatattaatactgtgaaagtatcaaaccctcagtccacagagaaatgcacacagccccgtattcagaaactgagccttaaaaccagccgtcagaacttcctgaactttgtgatgtcacagcaaagcagtcactgctctcagccatgccacctggacccactatccaaccttgcaggatttggtttctctgagagtttacatgaaatctgctatattttaattagatcattcagaaaacagtgatccaatcagaagagaggctcagagcctcctctcttctgattggctcaccaacctgttctTACTAGAGCTCcggagagaagcctgagagactgagagaaggtttttggtacttaaaaccacaaatttatgtctttatggatataaaaacttcaaataaaacacaggaaaaaataaaaatgtgtgacCTTTAATGTAATGGATCTGTCACAGAGTATTTGTGATTAATTTTTTAATCAACAA
This genomic window from Seriola aureovittata isolate HTS-2021-v1 ecotype China chromosome 5, ASM2101889v1, whole genome shotgun sequence contains:
- the fgf5 gene encoding fibroblast growth factor 5, coding for MNVPLYLLTFAHLICAAAGEEHVSLERQLLEEGIRSGRRTCRLYCRVGIGFHLQIHPDGRVNGSHEPNQLSVLELFAVSQGVIGIKGVYSNRFLAMNKRGRLHATEWFTDDCKFRERFQENSYNTYASVIHRNHRTGREWFVALNKRGKAKMGSSPRVKSQHVSTHFLPRVSLYDRSERGFTITNRSKERRKSPPPAPPKPPLAKANVHAGTAPRRTQVKYWPKYRFG